cggccaggccctgcttgggccaggccaggctgggccacggccatcctggaatcgatggacctgttccagctgtggaacccccccactgccttgccgtggggagccggagcggcttggctccccccctctccacttcggtaagaaaaattcaacattccagctgcaaagctgcaaggccaaggtgagattaacccttttattgctgtgaagagctgaaaacctgagggaagagagagaggagatgcttaaagctgaaattctgttgtgaagctatgatatatcagagtatcccattgtaatttcatgaagatatggggggtggagtgttcaactcgtaagcaacagcacctgcactgagataggcagatgctgatgcagctgtaatttcatgagaagtttggacagggagagatagaccagatgaggacttttgctccaaacgggaaaggaaaaaacctcagttcctagagatagTCCCTcagctcccagagatagtcctaacgatgaagatgaggaagaccctttgctcccagggaaggaggagggccactgtttttttgtttctgaacggctcaaccttaaaattgtaccccaaaaaacttcaagagtggaccctcgaaagcagttgtgggaaaagctgcaagtcggggaagggactcgcatgcgagcagagagactcctcctcctaaatggactgaacaatatttggaagtgggtggctgtctcgttgtgatactgttttcatagcacgagcaagaagagacttctctttctaaatggattgaacaaggttattatggaagtggtaaacagactgaacatcttaagggttgtctttttacactgtcagtgggagaagagaggaaggtggggggaggaggagagttctgaaggtggtataatttttttcccccttcttttaggtctgttaataaacttctttatattctttcaagtttggtgcctgctttgcatttctcctaattcttatctcacagaagataaacagtaatgagtattttagaccaaaccactacactaaatcggtgtttctgcccggttacaaacccaacctgcTACACCAGCACACTTTGTCATGCAGTGGTGGAGTTTGAAAGGACCATGGCACTCACCTAGGGCTGGATCTGCAGAGTCCTTCCAGACTGCCACCCAGATAGGGGCGTAGGGGTCCCTGCTCATCCAGCGGTCCAGGGGCCCAGGACACCAAGGAGTTGAGTGACAAGAAAGTTTCAGGGCTGGCAATGTGCCGATGGCACCATACCAGGTGCCACGCTATCTCCCAAGGCCGCGGTGTCGAGGCAGTGGGgaggtgcccagggctgcaTATAAGAGCCGCCGGGTGCCAGGCAGGTCTGTCCTCACGagtggcaatggctctgctgtgGCTTTTGAGCTGCCTGGCGCTGGCGGGCTTTGCCCGTGCCGCCCTCCCTGAGAGTGCGTGGGGTCGTggggctcggcggggcgggCTCGGGGCTCGGGCAGGCGGGAGTGGTGGGGAGGGCGAGGCTGACCGGAGCCGCCGTCCCACGGCTGCCTGTGCCCCGCAGACTGCGGCGTGCCCGCCATCACACCCGTCATCCGCGGCTACAATCGCATCGTCAACGGGGAGCCGGCGGTGCCAGggtcctggccatggcaggtGTCCCTCCAGGTGAGAGCCCgggggcaggggtgggtgcCGTGCGGGGGGCCGGGCCCGGAGCACCCCGGCGGCGGTGCCGGGTGCTGAGGGCAGCTCTCCCCGCCAGCGCTACAACGGCTTCCACTTCTGCGGCGGGTCCCTGATCAGCGAGAACTGGGTGGTCACCGCTGCCCACTGCGGCGTCAGGTAGGCACCGGCTCTGCTGCCGGCCGGCCCGGGGCTGGGCACGGGCACGGGGTGCGCAGGGaaccccccgtgtccccgtgccgGTGCCCCGTGCTCAGCGCCTGCCTGTGCCCAGGAAAACCGACACCGTGGTGGTGGGCGCCTACGACCAGGACGCACCGGGCCCTGACCAGCAGAAACTCACAATCGAGAAGGTACCTCCGGGGCGGGGTCCGTGTGCCCGCGGGATCCCACGGCCACCACGCGTGGCCTGGGGGCTTATGTCCGGGTCCCCCTTGTCCTGGGGTTTGCGTTCCTGAGGAGTTTCCGGTTCCCCTTATCCTGAGGGTCAGGGTTCCCTGGGGTGTCCGTGGTGTCCCACATCCCTGCACTGCAATCCCCTGGGgtgtctgtccctgctcccattCAACCTTCAGGTCAGGTCCCCTGGCTTGTCCCCATGTTCCCGGGAACTCCCAGGGGATGGGGGTTCAGCCTCCAGGGTCCACTTCGTCCCTGCAGGGGATGTGacctggggtgtccctgctcccctgcgTCCCAGGGACTGGGCTCTGCAATTCAGACACCCTGCCAGCACGGGATCCACAGGAGCAATCCCCGGGGTCCCCATTGCTCCCCGGGGTCCCTACTGGTCCCTGTGGAGTGCCCGGTGCCCGGCACCCTGGCAGAGGATGCAGGTGCTGAGAGCAGTGCTGCCTGCTCCAGGTCTTCAAGAACCCCAAGTTCAACATGCTGACCATCCAGGACGACATCACCCTGATCAAACTGGCCACTCCGGCGCAGCTGTCGGATCGCGTGTCCCCCGTCTGCCTGCCCAAGGCCACTGACGAATTCCCGGGGGGAATGACCTGCGTCACCACTGGCTGGGGGCTCACTGACCCCAGCGGTAACTGCACTTTCTCGgccccatccccattcctgtCCCCTGCCTCATCCAAATCCCCATCCCCGCCCTTGTCCCCTGTcttccctgtccccttcctCATCCATATTGTCAGTCCCTGTCTTCAGCTGAATCATAATGCTCAtgccaatctcccatccagatCCCCATCCAAATCTGaatccccatcccgttcccgtATGCCCATCTTCATCCCTGTCCCATTCCCCATCTCCATCACCCGTTCCCAACCCTGACCCGGTCCTGTCCCCATCTCCACCATCATCACCACGGTCCTGTCCTCCTcgtccccccccctccccgtcccAGTCCTtgtccccattcccggtgccggTGCTGACGCCCCCCGCTCCCCGCAGCCTCGAACACGCCGGCGGTGCTGCAGCAGGTGGCTCTGCCCCTGCTCACCAACGACCAGTGCAAGGAGTTCTGGGGCTTCCGCATCCGCGAGGTGATGGTCTGTGCCGGCGCCGACGGAGCCTCCTCCTGCATGGTACGTGCCCCCGGCCCCCGCTGCCCGCGGCgcccccgggccccgccccggcgCTCACCCGCTGCCCCGTGCAGGGCGACTCCGGGGGCCCGCTGGTGTGCCAGAAGGACGGCGCCTGGAACCTGGTGGGCATCGTCtcctggggcagcagcacctgcgACACCCAGACGCCCGGCGTGTACGCCCGCGTCACCAAGCTCCGCGACTGGATCGACTCCATCCTGGAGGCCAACTGAGGCCAGCAATAAACGCTGCCACCCCCTGAGCACTGTGTCCTTGTCACCATGCCGGGAGGGACAGGAGCGGGGCATGGGGCAGGCGGGTGGCCGGGAGACGGCCggctggggatggggatgtgcCGTGGGCTGGGGTCAGTTCTCTGGGCATGAGGACACCTGTCCAGGAGGGCTGAGAGGCATGGGGACACCTGGCTGGGAACGGGGACAGATGGGCAGACGGGCATGGGAACTCCTGGCCCTGAATGGGGAAACCTGACTGCGCGGGGGAAcagaggggcaggggggcacggggacacctgcttgggaatggggacagatGGGCAGGGGGACATGGTGactcctggctgggaggggaggAGCATGGGGACGTGTGGTCTCCTGTGGGGTCGTGGAGCCCTGACCAGCTGTGGGGATACTTGAGCAGGCATGGGGATGCGTGGGAGGGTAGGGGCCACGGCGAATGCAGTGACTCCGCTcaggcaggggacagcaggggaacATGACCACAGGCACGGGTGGGACCCAGTTCCCCCCGTCAGGGACACACTCGCGTGTGGCTGGAGCCACCTTAAGGTGTCAGGGTGGGGGAGGGACGGACAGGCTGCGGGGGAGGGCAATGTCCTGGTCCTGTGCAGTTGCCATGTTCCCGGTCTTGTCCCGTCAAGACATGGCCCTGCGGAGGGTGCTGGCGCTCGGGGCAGCCCTGGGGCGccgcagctgctgctccaaggTGGGGCCGGGGCTCCAAAGGGCACTCAGGTCCTGACGCGGCCACTTGGCCTTGTGCCCTTGGCCCATGGCCGCGATCAGACCCTCCCCACTGCGTCCCTGAAGGGCCCTCGTTGTTCCCCCCGCAGCCCTCGCTGCCCCCGGACTTCGTGGAGGCCCTGAGGGCCGTGGTTGGGGCCCCCAATGTCTCCACGGCCACAGCGGTGCGGGAGCAGCACGGCCACGATGAGTCCATGCACCCGTGAGTGCCTCCGGAGCTGGGACccctggggaaggctctggggaggggaAAGACCATGGGAAGGGGAAGGGTCATAGGGAAGGGAAGAGATCTAGGGAGGACAAGAGGCACGGGAAGGGGAAGGGTCATACGGAGAGGGGCCAGCTCTGGGCATGGGAAATGTTTGGGTAGACAAGGGGCcgtggggaggggaaggggcgtATGGCAAGtcccgggctgggggagggccaTGGGGAGGACCAAGTGGTTTAAGTCAGTGGGTCAGTGGTGCTGCCTGTCCCTCAGCTGTGCCCCCCCGGACGTCGTGGTGTGGCCCCAGGCGGTGGGGCAGGTGCAGGAGCTGGCAGCGCTCTGTCACCGCTGCCGCGTGCCCATGGTGCCCTTTGGCACCGGTACCGGCCTCGAAGGAGGCGTCAATGCCGTGCAGGTATCGGCTCCCCCGGCACCTCCGACCCCCCGGGGGCTCTGGGTGCCCGGCCGCGCCCAGAGCCCCGggtgcccctgtgccagggcggTGTCTGCTTTGACCTGAGCCGCATGGACGCCATCGCGGAGCTGAGCCTCGAGGACTTCTCGGTGACAGTGGAGCCCGGTGTCACCCGCAAGGCCCTCAACAAGCACCTGCGTGGCACCGGGCTCTGGTTCCCTGTCGGTACTATAGGCATGAGGGGGGtcatggggctgggggtgacagCACTGGAGGTGCTGGGGATGAGGCCCCATGACACTTGTGGATCCGTAGATCATGGGGTATACATAGGTGTGCTCTGATCCCAGGGCAGTAGCAGAGGTGCCTCTTGGAGTGATGGTGCCATACTTCCTGAGGTTCTGGAAGGGATAGGCAGCCAGTACCAGGAATAGTTGGGATCAGGGGCTACCATCCTCTCTGCCACACCAAACCCATAACCCCCGTGGTGGCCATGACCCATGGCAAGGTGCTGTGAGAGACACCCACCCCACACTGGCTCAGGGCCAGGGTAGCCCCACTGCACTGCACTGCTACCCCTCATTTCATCCCAGCCCTCTTATGCCCACCACCCCTTGTGCCCCATTAACCCTTTGTGCATCAGCAATCTCCGAAGGCTAGGAGATCTTTTAGGAGGACAGGaattccccagccctgccacaggGCCTCTCCCTCACCCCAGCAGGCACACACAGATATCCAGGAGATGGGGGGTGTTTCTAGGCAAATCTTTATACTGCTGGGGGACTTGGGGCCAAGTTTTGGAGGGGGCTGCCACTTGGTAGCTCCGGGAACCAGCGGAAGCTTCCCCTGTGTTCAAAAGGCACCAGTTTTGGTTCGCGTTTCAGTTACAGCTGGTACTGTAGCACAACCTAAGACGTGAGAACGCATAGCTTAgccccttcctgccccagcagctccccaccACCCCTtacccccctggggacccctatccccagcctccagcacacAAGGGGACAGTACAACCCATCTCTGTCACACTGTCCCACCATCACGGGGGATGGCTTCCACATCATTAGAATCTCCTGGCCACTATAGAGTGCTCCAGAGTGCACCATAGAGTCCTCCCAagagcagagcagccacagcatcACCTCAAATTGCCAGGCACATCCTTGTCTCAACAGGGACATGGCCCCATGCCCTTCAGCCCAGGACTGACTGCCAGTTTTGTACGGAGAGAGGACAGCGGGGGAGGAGTGGGCATAGATCCACCTCCCAGCTTTGCTTCATTACGGGCACAGCTCAAACCATTCCTGGCCCCTGGCCAGAGGGAAGAAGGGGtatgctggctgcagcccctcaccTCTGTCCCCACAGAGCCCCAGCCACCCGGTGTGCATGGGAGTCTCTATGTACATGTCTGCTTACACCGGGCAGAGAGGACTTGCATGGAGGGAAATGCATGTCTGGGAAGGGTGGGGGCCTGAGAGAGGGGACAGTGGCCCTGAGGCCATCACATGGCTGCCAGCTGGCCCAGCACCATCCTGAACTGCTGTGTGCTGTTGGCAAGGTCCTTGACACGCTCCACCATGtccttggaggcagcaggagatggGTAGTGGAGGGCGGCCGCCTTGGTGGTCATCACAATCTCCTTGAGCATCTCACAGAGGAGGTTGCTGTAGTGCATCACCTTGTGCTGGACATCCTGGGCCTTGGCCTGGCGGGACAGCGTGTCCCCAATGAAGACGAGCTTGTGGGCGCTGAGGATGACAAACTTGCTGTGGGCCACGAAGATTTTGGGAGGTTGGTTGGTGCTGACGGCGGTAAAGAAGGCGTCGACAGCATTGGTGAGCGTGGTGAGGTTGGCCTCGCACTGCTCCAGGTAGAAGAGGAGGAGCTGGCGGTCAGCAGGACACAGTGTCCCACCACCCCGCGCGGGGCTGTAGTGCTGGGGGGGGCTCCAGTTGGACAGGTCGTTGTCGATGGGGCGCgtcacctcctgctccagccgCTCAAACTGCTTCAGCTGTGGAAGAGACAGGCGTGAGGCAGGGTGGCCATTGAGCCAGCACCTGCTCCCCTCCATGGAGCCACCAGCACAGATGGCCATGGCCACCAGCCCCAGGGAACACAGTGAGGGACAGTGTCAGCCCCAGGACAGCCATGCCAGGCTCCTCTCCAGGATCAAGGTGCCTACGCCCCTCTCCACTGGCACAGCA
This region of Aphelocoma coerulescens isolate FSJ_1873_10779 chromosome 11, UR_Acoe_1.0, whole genome shotgun sequence genomic DNA includes:
- the LOC138116945 gene encoding chymotrypsinogen 2-like, with product MALLWLLSCLALAGFARAALPENCGVPAITPVIRGYNRIVNGEPAVPGSWPWQVSLQRYNGFHFCGGSLISENWVVTAAHCGVRKTDTVVVGAYDQDAPGPDQQKLTIEKVFKNPKFNMLTIQDDITLIKLATPAQLSDRVSPVCLPKATDEFPGGMTCVTTGWGLTDPSASNTPAVLQQVALPLLTNDQCKEFWGFRIREVMVCAGADGASSCMGDSGGPLVCQKDGAWNLVGIVSWGSSTCDTQTPGVYARVTKLRDWIDSILEAN
- the LOC138116833 gene encoding probable D-lactate dehydrogenase, mitochondrial, with the protein product MSWSCAVAMFPVLSRQDMALRRVLALGAALGRRSCCSKPSLPPDFVEALRAVVGAPNVSTATAVREQHGHDESMHPCAPPDVVVWPQAVGQVQELAALCHRCRVPMVPFGTGTGLEGGVNAVQGGVCFDLSRMDAIAELSLEDFSVTVEPGVTRKALNKHLRGTGLWFPVGTIGMRGVMGLGVTALEVLGMRPHDTCGSVDHGVYIGVL